Proteins found in one Paenibacillus dendritiformis genomic segment:
- a CDS encoding sensor histidine kinase — translation MSRTKFSLFPRQLGFYPYIWLIYMALFIYNMQFEHGVKKLIGYAMLALFVVTYRQLYFASGRAYDFWIALQMLLSAILLTFYNPNYLFLGFYTANFISFYQDRRKFNIAYGVLVAYILLPMIFHLRAIDVSQYIFFIPFIAIMLASPFGMRSMHRRQQLEQELDQANEQIRELVKREERMRIARDLHDTLGHTLSLITLKSQLVEKLITKQETDRAREEAREIGQTSRAALRQVRELVSDMRAVTVAQELVEAERMLGSAGIELQVKGDLALEEVPDLTQNMLSLCVREAVTNIVKHSRAKNCRIHIERTNAEARIRLQDDGIGLCSGSGMGNGLNGMSERLALIDGSLTLGSDKSGTQLTVTVPIIVKDGKDGGGAA, via the coding sequence ATGTCCCGGACGAAGTTCAGCTTGTTTCCCAGACAGTTGGGATTCTATCCTTATATATGGTTAATCTATATGGCCCTGTTTATTTACAATATGCAATTCGAGCATGGAGTGAAGAAACTCATCGGCTACGCGATGCTCGCCTTATTCGTCGTAACCTATCGGCAGCTTTATTTCGCTTCGGGCCGGGCCTATGACTTTTGGATTGCGCTGCAGATGCTGTTAAGCGCTATTCTGCTCACATTCTATAATCCCAACTATTTGTTTCTTGGTTTTTATACAGCGAACTTCATCTCATTTTATCAGGATAGGCGAAAATTCAATATTGCGTACGGCGTGCTTGTCGCGTACATTCTTTTGCCGATGATATTCCATTTACGAGCCATTGATGTGTCCCAGTATATCTTTTTTATTCCGTTTATCGCCATCATGCTGGCCTCGCCATTCGGAATGCGGTCGATGCATCGGCGCCAGCAACTGGAGCAGGAGTTGGACCAGGCGAACGAACAGATTCGTGAATTGGTGAAGCGGGAGGAACGGATGCGCATCGCCCGAGATCTGCATGATACGCTCGGCCATACGTTGTCTCTTATCACGCTCAAGAGCCAATTGGTCGAGAAGCTGATCACGAAGCAGGAAACCGATCGGGCACGGGAGGAAGCCCGGGAGATTGGCCAGACCTCCCGGGCCGCGCTGCGGCAGGTGCGCGAGCTCGTATCCGACATGCGCGCCGTCACGGTTGCTCAGGAACTGGTGGAGGCCGAGCGCATGCTGGGGAGTGCCGGGATCGAGCTTCAGGTGAAGGGGGATTTGGCATTGGAGGAAGTCCCGGACCTGACACAGAATATGCTCAGTCTGTGCGTCCGTGAAGCGGTCACCAATATTGTTAAGCACAGCCGCGCGAAGAACTGCCGCATCCATATCGAGCGGACGAATGCGGAGGCCCGGATTCGTCTCCAGGACGACGGCATCGGCTTGTGCAGCGGAAGCGGCATGGGCAACGGCTTGAACGGCATGTCGGAACGGCTTGCCTTGATCGATGGAAGCTTGACGCTGGGTTCGGATAAGAGCGGCACGCAATTGACGGTAACGGTTCCGATTATCGTCAAGGATGGTAAGGACGGAGGAGGTGCGGCATGA
- a CDS encoding ABC transporter permease, producing the protein MKLLFVQCKMELLRVIRNPYFVFWSLLMPMVFYFIFTRIVNVGVDNKAWWQAHYLMSMTAFSIMGSAIMTLGIRIVQERKNGWTTYIRITPLQGSIYFAGKMFGQFMMHLLSIIAIFLCGYLLNGVSLSWSAWLSCGLWLLLASIPFLGLGALVGTMKRVDTASGVSNAIFMLLAITGGMWFPLDVMPKFIQTAAKLLPAYHFGGGAWEIVRGETPQWEHALFLAGYLLLFMILSTYIRKKQEAV; encoded by the coding sequence ATGAAGCTGTTATTCGTCCAATGCAAGATGGAACTGCTGCGCGTTATCCGGAACCCGTATTTTGTATTTTGGTCGCTGCTGATGCCGATGGTCTTCTATTTTATCTTTACCCGCATCGTGAATGTCGGTGTAGATAATAAGGCTTGGTGGCAGGCGCATTATTTGATGTCAATGACCGCATTCAGCATTATGGGTTCGGCGATTATGACCTTGGGGATCCGCATCGTGCAGGAGCGCAAGAACGGATGGACAACCTATATCCGAATTACGCCGCTGCAGGGCAGCATTTATTTTGCAGGGAAAATGTTCGGTCAGTTCATGATGCATCTGTTATCGATTATCGCAATTTTCCTGTGCGGGTATCTATTGAATGGAGTGTCCTTGTCCTGGTCGGCCTGGCTTAGCTGCGGCTTGTGGCTGTTGCTCGCATCGATCCCGTTCCTCGGGCTTGGCGCCCTCGTGGGGACGATGAAGCGGGTGGATACGGCGAGCGGTGTCAGCAACGCGATCTTCATGCTGCTGGCGATTACAGGGGGCATGTGGTTCCCGCTGGATGTCATGCCGAAGTTCATCCAGACGGCTGCGAAGCTGCTGCCGGCCTATCATTTCGGGGGCGGAGCTTGGGAGATTGTGCGCGGCGAGACGCCGCAATGGGAGCACGCACTGTTTTTGGCAGGTTATCTGCTTCTGTTTATGATACTATCTACGTATATCCGAAAAAAGCAGGAAGCGGTGTAG
- a CDS encoding ABC transporter ATP-binding protein has product MDAVIQMDNVTKRFKNKTAVNGVSLDIMRGSVVAILGPNGAGKTTTISMLLGLMEPTDGTVRLFGKEPKHQQVRQRIGAMLQEVSIIDRLKVHEVIEMFRSYYPKPLAMERLIELTGLSKPELNMYAEKLSGGQKRRAGFALALAGDPELVFFDEPTVGMDVAARRRFWEQVRTLASEGKTVLFTTHYLQEADDAADRIILFHQGKIVEDGKPADIKARLLKKSVSFQLEGDMGAVSASIRQWPNVSDCEYIDGRIHIRTDDTDSVLAAMFARQLPAKDIRIDQGRLDEAFEQLTMSTQEVAY; this is encoded by the coding sequence ATGGATGCAGTGATTCAGATGGACAATGTCACGAAACGATTCAAAAATAAAACGGCGGTAAACGGGGTGTCGCTGGACATTATGCGAGGTTCCGTCGTTGCCATTCTAGGGCCGAACGGTGCTGGGAAGACCACGACGATTTCGATGCTGCTCGGCTTGATGGAGCCGACCGATGGAACGGTCAGGCTGTTCGGTAAGGAGCCGAAGCATCAGCAAGTAAGGCAGAGGATTGGGGCTATGCTGCAGGAGGTCAGTATCATCGACCGGCTGAAGGTGCATGAGGTCATCGAGATGTTCCGCAGTTATTACCCGAAGCCGCTGGCGATGGAGCGGCTGATCGAGCTGACCGGCTTGAGTAAGCCGGAGCTGAATATGTATGCGGAGAAGCTGTCCGGCGGGCAGAAGCGCAGAGCGGGCTTTGCGCTGGCACTGGCTGGTGACCCGGAGCTGGTCTTTTTCGATGAACCAACGGTAGGGATGGACGTTGCGGCGCGGCGCCGCTTCTGGGAGCAAGTGCGCACACTGGCATCCGAAGGGAAGACGGTCCTGTTTACGACGCATTACTTGCAGGAAGCTGATGATGCGGCCGACCGGATTATTTTATTTCATCAGGGAAAGATTGTGGAAGATGGCAAGCCAGCAGATATCAAGGCGCGGCTCCTGAAGAAATCCGTCTCCTTCCAGCTTGAGGGAGATATGGGCGCAGTCTCCGCCAGCATTCGTCAATGGCCGAATGTGTCGGATTGCGAATATATCGACGGGCGGATCCATATCCGTACGGATGACACCGACAGCGTGCTGGCTGCCATGTTCGCGCGGCAGCTTCCGGCCAAAGATATCCGCATCGATCAAGGGCGCCTGGATGAGGCGTTCGAGCAATTGACTATGAGCACCCAGGAGGTTGCATACTGA